One genomic window of Fusarium fujikuroi IMI 58289 draft genome, chromosome FFUJ_chr01 includes the following:
- a CDS encoding related to vegetatible incompatibility protein het-e-1, which produces MRRSALHMPKSRLRNNPPLPANTTASIAGSSVDVVGALLRDEGFQAEHRQLADSSTTSSASYNSFNARPPSLPHGSHPQYNPTLLPSTAESYNIPEFTADSPMTDAFPTEDNTISTTKTPTFAIVTDGSSTAIATEFSDQNNYDQFSSNAYIETYNSESESPDSESDPDQEHQDGIDLDLDTSTHPPFLGDYWTPPTYLDLDSDHIPSYHNVDYDIDMSDSEGGAPLDDAFDELGHFTDDQSILSEEDNDESPPINHSTNYISQSAFHPPTIVDDNDLIMNSVPPPAPWGDVLTEDAAALEDNAPSVPSEALGQPLLSNPNPTMIGSHNLGLVDFLRHWAYQARASSCPSPSRVHAPYPEDIRRQANAHIRDVQYKDLQGDDYDIQGLDWASMNTTREYARQIRCATFHNYVNKNGSDRWSPHMDDAAISATQNFMRFKRFLIRQDVYLAHFQLRSVLACPSISQAYYPGRRGINRINPVTGKVELVLNNSHIHGLGALISTLDANHGAMFAGTFNGEYYLKSLGSEDKKDFAEGVITTNTGGITNHVQIYQPRRSSGPVAAIASNDEGFRLLDLSTQKFLMQSKYRFALNCSRMSPDGRLRVMVGDDFKVLITDADTGEIQQELSGHRDYGFACDWSDDGRTVATGFQDMGVKVWDARRWCDTRGVSTPLCTIRSDMAGVRNLRFSPVGSGERVLVAAEEADIVNIINAQTFNKKQTVDLFGEIGGIAFANGGHELNILASDRHRGGLLQLERCGRTAEPYFFSSWKRYVDGDTADWRHKPDEFTRSGECYRRAPASRDALPIF; this is translated from the exons ATGCGCCGCTCCGCTCTTCATATGCCCAAGAGCCGCCTACGAAACAACCCCCCGCTGCCCGCAAATACAACAGCCTCTATTGCCGGTTCATCTGTAGACGTTGTTGGGGCTCTCCTGCGGGACGAGGGTTTCCAAGCTGAGCATCGTCAACTTGCGGACTCATCCACAACCAGCAGCGCCTCTTACAATAGCTTCAACGCCCGCCCTCCTTCACTACCTCATGGTAGCCACCCACAATATAATCCAACTCTCCTGCCCAGCACAGCGGAATCATACAACATCCCTGAATTCACGGCCGATTCGCCTATGACAGATGCGTTCCCCACCGAAGACAATACCATCTCCACTACCAAGACACCTACTTTCGCGATAGTGACTGACGGCTCTTCTACTGCAATCGCCACCGAGTTCTCAGACCAGAACAATTACGACCAATTCTCCTCCAACGCCTATATCGAGACCTATAATTCTGAGTCTGAATCCCCGGATTCCGAGTCCGACCCAGATCAAGAGCATCAGGACGGTATTGATCTTGATTTGGACACTTCCACCCACCCACCTTTCTTGGGCGACTATTGGACACCCCCCACATATCTCGACTTGGACTCTGACCATATACCCTCTTACCACAACGTGGATTATGACATTGATATGAGCGACAGCGAAGGTGGTGCTCCTCTCGACGACGCATTCGACGAACTTGGACACTTCACGGACGACCAGTCTATTCTATCTGAGGAAGACAATGATGAATCACCCCCTATCAATCACTCAACCAATTATATTTCACAATCCGCCTTCCATCCGCCCACTATAGTTGATGATAACGACCTAATCATGAATTCTGTTCCGCCTCCTGCCCCATGGGGCGATGTCTTGACCGAAGACGCGGCTGCGTTGGAGGACAATGCGCCTTCTGTGCCATCAGAGGCCCTAGGCCAGCCACTACTTAGCAACCCCAACCCGACTATGATTGGTTCTCACAATCTAGGCCTGGTTGACTTTTTGAGACACTGGGCATACCAAGCTCGTGCTTCCTCCTGTCCGTCCCCCTCACGGGTTCACGCCCCCTATCCAGAAGACATTCGCCGTCAAGCAAATGCACACATCCGCGATGTTCAGTATAAGGACCTTCAAGGCGATGACTATGATATACAGGGCTTGGATTGGGCATCCATGAACACTACTAGGGAGTATGCGCGCCAAATCCGATGTGCCACTTTCCACAATTATGTCAACAAGAACGGTTCAGATAGATGGAGC CCTCACATGGACGACGCAGCTATCTCCGCGACTCAAAACTTTATGAGATTCAAGAGGTTCCTTATCCGCCAAGATGTCTACCTAGCTCATTTTCAGCTACGAAGCGTCCTAGCATGCCCATCAATCTCACAAGCCTACTACCCTGGCAGGAGAGGAATCAACCGAATAAACCCTGTCACGGGAAAAGTAGAGCTCGTGCTTAACAACAGTCATATACATGGTCTGGGAGCTCTCATCTCTACCCTTGATGCAAACCACGGAGCCATGTTTGCAGGCACTTTCAATGGCGAATACTATCTCAAAAGCCTGGGTTcggaagacaagaaagactTTGCAGAAGGTGTCATTACTACAAATACGGGAGGTATCACCAACCATGTCCAGATCTACCAACCCCGGCGATCTTCTGGTCCTGTTGCTGCCATTGCCAGTAATGACGAGGGATTCCGCCTTCTGGACCTTTCTACACAGAAGTTCTTGATGCAGAGCAAGTATCGATTCGCACTCAACTGTTCGCGTATGTCACCTGACGGCCGTTTGAGAGTCATGGTCGGCGATGACTTCAAGGTACTGATTACCGACGCCGATACCGGCGAAATTCAACAGGAACTGTCCGGACACCGCGACTATGGTTTTGCCTGCGATTGGTCCGATGATGGGAGGACAGTAGCTACCGGTTTCCAGGACATGGGCGTCAAGGTCTGGGATGCTCGCCGTTGGTGTGACACGCGGGGTGTCAGTACACCTCTGTGCACTATCAGATCTGATATGGCTGGTGTGAGAAATCTGCGCTTCTCTCCCGTCGGTAGTGGCGAGAGAGTACTcgttgctgctgaggaggccGACATTGTCAACATAATAAATGCTCAGACTTTTAACAAGAAGCAGACAGTCGATTTATTCGGTGAGATCGGCGGCATTGCATTTGCCAACGGCGGACATGAACTCAATATCTTGGCGAGTGACCGTCATCGTGGCGGCCTCCTTCAGCTTGAACGATGTGGCCGTACCGCCGAGCCCTATTTCTTCAGTTCCTGGAAACGATATGTCGACGGCGACACCGCTGATTGGCGCCATAAACCCGATGAGTTTACACGCAGCGGTGAATGCTATCGTCGGGCTCCAGCTTCGAGGGATGCCTTGCCGATTTTCTAA
- a CDS encoding related to RNA-splicing regulatory protein phosphatase CYT-4, mitochondrial, translating into MLRSAGRPYVCCRCLPNCPNGLRSSFSTPLQSSSGRYNYATSTKNRPRGAFGKTNIPTSLPKTSPEVDKRPIRQRLQEWVAINDPDREVTPIVPDLTFWNTVTNSNTRPQSTGSSELDNFKSDPVSMVSTDESYSKEDAEVAIVGHKSHAPGDLVEMKQPGSRTPLFAIYLGFFGQRYHFYTNTGRWVISMGFSALFSVSKFTAAKELQPILSLIPLNATADEYEELRKRDQGPGRDAGAHLINKMKTFMSEADEAFQTSLNNLDRARSLVSDGKKTKYLSLFELADLLLPNSLKKGPQFPPAALYAVHTALLRNDFIFRPLSPSTDCHRKDHLFEIFPYQDFMMINRVTLMIREYIHLMAKTSGNMTSSDMSETAFGTFILKARQIVLANREKRSWTPYGILAPTKGVTLENGEWSRKHMEFIRFLEWWASYDLFEDSSHFHADGSLILRALGLYEGADLNQSCAWTFLQELGIIPPWEIPSRYKVRFPEVKIQSGGGLIRETPVSVEESTRPDAAKDARRDWADAPVFCIDAPSTILIDDGISLERTDKPDEFWIHVHTADPASGIRPNSELGRFLELIPENIYLPGHFQAMLPDDLGLDNSGDYKSGSLVEQYSLADGRPALTFSARLNENGDLLDYKIEPGTLRNVKYLDPRDVAEFCNEPPPPPVSDQTLVVGEPPSKLDVAPNRPLMSAKELDDRSKEDLLILYRLSQALRKRRLEKGAWPVFLPGASVTVAFEDVPMEQTEGTKVLPADPYIKVGYDAFNGASVVSNTMVLAGEIAARWSSDRKIPLPYRRDAHSQTNKTKLLEYATKELYPLLEKGIAPSGAQRQELTRLTGGIEMSTEPGSYFMLGLDMYTKATSPLRRFSDLIVHWQIHAALAHERQVNRRLDPKTDDLNDILPFTEETLPNTLSLLRMRERMARTVSRGTQEWMLMAVVRAWQFEGTAPKRMSFTVDARWKQGVSGRVDLFDMPALLSTDGIDGLVLIKDIKVGDKFEVELANVNVHARSMFVKALKYYPNTRAELHT; encoded by the exons ATGCTGCGGTCCGCAGGTCGTCCGTATGTTTGCTGCAGATGTCTTCCTAACTGCCCTAATGGATTGCGATCTTCTTTTTCTACGCCTTTGCAGTCCTCGAGTGGACGTTATAAC TACGCTACCTCAACCAAGAATCGCCCTCGGGGTGCCTTTGGAAAGACGAACATTCCCACATCTCTTCCCAAAACTTCTCCTGAAGTAGACAAGAGGCCAATTCGGCAAAGATTGCAAGAATGGGTTGCTATCAACGACCCTGATAGGGAGGTAACCCCAATCGTGCCGGATCTTACATTCTGGAACACTGTTACCAATAGTAACACGCGTCCTCAATCTACTGGCTCATCTGAATTGGATAATTTCAAGTCTGATCCAGTGAGTATGGTGAGCACAGATGAGAGCTACAGTAAGGAGGATGCCGAAGTTGCCATTGTTGGGCACAAGTCCCATGCTCCAGGCGATCTTGTTGAAATGAAGCAGCCTGGCTCCCGGACACCCTTATTTGCTATATACTTGGGGTTCTTTGGTCAACGGTATCACTTTTATACCAATACTGGAAGATGGGTGATCAGCATGGGTTTCTCGGCGCTCTTCTCTGTGTCTAAGTTCACCGCCGCCAAGGAGCTACAGCCAATTCTTTCTTTGATTCCTCTTAATGCCACGGCGGACGAGTACGAAGAATTGCGGAAACGAGACCAGGGCCCGGGGCGAGACGCCGGTGCTCATCTGATCAACAAAATGAAGACATTCATGTCGGAAGCGGACGAGGCCTTCCAGACAAGTCTTAACAATTTAGACAGGGCAAGATCACTAGTCTCAGATGGGAAAAAGACCAAATATTTGAGTCTGTTCGAGCTTGCCGACTTGTTGTTACCCAATTCACTAAAAAAGGGCCCTCAGTTTCCTCCTGCTGCTTTGTACGCAGTTCACACAGCGCTCTTACGAAACGACTTCATCTTTAGGCCATTAAGCCCTTCGACTGACTGCCATCGAAAGGATCATCTTTTCGAGATTTTCCCATATCAGGATTTCATGATGATAAATCGAGTGACTCTCATGATCCGTGAGTATATTCACCTAATGGCAAAGACGTCAGGAAATATGACGTCTTCTGATATGTCGGAAACGGCATTTGGTACTTTCATTCTCAAGGCAAGACAAATTGTTCTTGCTAACAGAGAGAAGCGTTCGTGGACACCTTACGGAATCCTCGCTCCGACTAAAGGGGTCACTCTTGAAAACGGTGAATGGTCCAGGAAGCACATGGAGTTCATACGCTTTCTTGAGTGGTGGGCAAGCTACGACTTGTTCGAAGATTCCTCACACTTCCACGCTGATGGTTCTCTCATACTGCGAGCTCTGGGCCTATATGAAGGTGCCGATCTGAATCAATCTTGTGCATGGACGTTCCTACAAGAGCTAGGGATAATCCCGCCATGGGAAATACCGTCCCGCTATAAAGTCCGTTTCCCTGAAGTCAAGATACAGAGTGGAGGCGGCCTTATTCGAGAGACTCCAGTTAGTGTCGAGGAATCAACTCGACCAGACGCGGCGAAGGATGCCAGACGAGACTGGGCCGACGCCCCTGTCTTCTGCATTGATGCCCCTTCTACAATACTCATTGACGATGGTATCTCTTTGGAAAGAACAGACAAACCTGACGAATTCTGGATTCACGTGCATACAGCCGATCCAGCATCCGGTATTCGACCCAACTCTGAGCTGGGCAGGTTCCTCGAGCTGATACCTGAGAATATCTACCTTCCTGGTCACTTTCAGGCCATGCTTCCAGATGATCTAGGTCTGGACAATTCAGGAGACTACAAGTCGGGTAGTTTGGTTGAACAATACTCGCTTGCCGATGGTCGACCAGCTCTGACCTTCAGTGCCAGGCTTAACGAGAACGGAGACCTGCTGGACTACAAGATCGAGCCAGGTACTTTGCGCAATGTCAAGTACCTGGATCCAAGAGATGTTGCTGAGTTTTGTAACGAACCTCCACCCCCTCCAGTATCTGACCAGACTCTTGTTGTTGGCGAGCCACCTAGCAAGTTGGACGTGGCACCAAACCGCCCCTTGATGTCAGCCAAGGAGTTGGATGACAGGAGCAAGGAGGACCTTTTGATCCTTTACCGTCTGTCTCAGGCTCTCAGGAAAAGGCGTCTTGAGAAGGGGGCATGGCCTGTTTTCTTGCCAGGCGCTTCCGTTACTGTGGCTTTCGAAGATGTCCCTATGGAGCAAACAGAAGGAACTAAGGTCCTGCCAGCTGACCCCTACATCAAGGTCGGCTACGATGCATTCAACGGTGCCTCTGTGGTGAGTAACACAATGGTGCTTGCCGGTGAGATTGCTGCTCGATGGAGCTCTGACCGAAAAATCCCACTACCATACCGACGAGACGCCCATTCGCAGACGAATAAGACCAAACTTCTCGAATACGCCACGAAAGAGCTCTACCCTCTGCTCGAGAAGGGCATCGCTCCATCAGGAGCGCAACGCCAGGAGTTGACACGCTTGACTGGTGGGATCGAGATGTCGACAGAACCCGGCTCTTATTTCATGCTCGGTCTGGACATGTATACCAAAGccacttctcctcttcgccgCTTCTCTGACCTCATTGTCCACTGGCAAATTCACGCAGCATTGGCACATGAGCGGCAGGTGAACCGCAGGCTAGACCCCAAGACTGATGATCTGAATGACATATTGCCATTCACGGAGGAGACACTCCCCAACACGCTCTCACTGTTGCGTATGCGCGAGAGAATGGCCCGGACTGTGTCTCGCGGCACCCAAGAGTGGATGCTCATGGCGGTTGTGCGGGCCTGGCAGTTTGAAGGGACAGCACCGAAGCGCATGAGTTTCACAGTTGATGCTCGTTGGAAGCAAGGCGTGTCCGGTCGGGTAGACCTATTCGATATGCCGGCCCTCTTATCCACCGACGGTATCGATGGCCTCGTGCTcatcaaggatatcaaggtGGGCGACAAGTTCGAGGTTGAGCTGGCAAATGTCAACGTTCATGCTCGCAGCATGTTTGTCAAAGCGCTCAAGTACTATCCAAACACCCGGGCAGAACTACATACATGA
- a CDS encoding probable THS1-threonyl tRNA synthetase, cytosolic: MSSDQADAAKAAEGASEKSLPSRPAKQPKEKQPKDKSAKGGKSAGLEVGVPFLAALPETPEFIQHRLDLFDKIKARQDAEIAAKPREEITISLPNGKEEKGTSWETTPGAIAKGISKSLFERTVISRVDGELWDLTRPLEKSCKLELLDFEHTEGKKVFWHSSAHILGEAAEKRFGCYLCNGPPTEDPPGFYYDMANMGEQVVTDEDKKALEQLSNNIVKQKQPFERLEMTKDELLEMFKYSKYKEYFIQQRVPDGTKSTVYRCGPLIDLCRGPHVPTTGNIKAFSVLRNSAAYWLGDSNNESVQRIAGISFPDKKALEEYKHFLAEAAKRNHRKIGTDQKLFFFDEASPGSAFFLPHGVRIYNALMELIKGEYQKREFDEVMSPNMYKADLWKTSGHWGHYEENMFTFEVEKEKFGLKPMNCPGHCKIFAHSDVTYKDLPWRMADFGVLHRNEFSGALSGLTRVRRFQQDDAHIFCTVDQIREEIESAFDFLSSVYGIFGFTFKLKLSTRPEKYVGDIATWDSAEKKLEEALNSFSEKTGAKWEFNPGDGAFYGPKIDIALFDALKREHQCGTMQLDFNLPRRFKLRYVANKGETGVSDGSNPEEDLPAGYARPVMIHRAVLGSFERMFGILTEHFGGKWPFWLSPRQVLVVPVMPAANDYAKEVQQIFRAKGLYSDVDLSSNTFQKKIRTGQLEQYNFIFVVGAEEASSRTLNIRNRDDQATQAKGELVPIDEALEKMVQLKSSRGLVNKL, from the exons ATGTCGTCCGATCAAGCTGATGCTGCTAAGGCGGCCGAGGGCGCGTCTGAGAAGAGCTTGCCTTCCCGCCCTGCTAAGCAACCCAAAGAGAAGCAGCCCAAGGATAAATCTGCCAAGGGTGGAAAGTCTGCTGGCCTCGAAGTTGGTGTCCCTTTCTTGGCTGCG CTCCCTGAGACCCCCGAGTTCATCCAGCACCGACTTGATCTCTTCGATAAGATCAAGGCCCGACAGGACGCCGAAATTGCTG CCAAACCTCGCGAGGAAATCACCATCTCGCTTCCCAATGgcaaagaggaaaagggaaCTTCTTGGGAGACCACCCCTGGCGCTATCGCCAAGGGTATCTCCAAGTCTCTTTTCGAGCGCACTGTCATCTCCAGAGTGGACGGTGAGTTGTGGGATCTGACCCGACCGCTCGAGAAGAGCTGCAAGCTCGAGCTCCTTGACTTTGAACACACCGAAGGCAAGAAGGTTTTCTGGCACTCTTCTGCCCATATTCTTGGAGAGGCTGCCGAGAAACGCTTTGGTTGTTATCTGTGCAACGGTCCCCCTACTGAGGACCCCCCTGGATTCTACTACGATATGGCCAACATGGGAGA GCAAGTCGTCACTGATGAGGATAAGAAGGCCCTTGAGCAGCTCTccaacaacatcgtcaaacAGAAGCAGCCTTTCGAGCGTCTGGAAATGACCAAggatgagctccttgagatGTTCAAGTACAGCAAGTACAAGGAGTATTTCATTCAACAGCGTGTTCCCGATGGCACCAAGAGTACTGTGTACCGATGCGGTCCCCTGATTGATCTGTGCCGAGGACCTCACGTCCCCACCACTGGCAACATCAAGGCCTTTTCCGTTCTCAGG AATTCCGCTGCCTACTGGCTTGGTGACAGCAACAACGAGTCTGTCCAGCGTATTGCTGGTATCTCATTCCCCgacaagaaggctcttgaagAGTACAAGCACTTCCTGGCCGAGGCTGCCAAGCGCAACCACCGAAAGATCGGTACTGATcaaaagctcttcttcttcgacgagGCGTCTCCTGGATCTGCTTTCTTCCTACCACACGGCGTGCGCATCTACAATGCCTTGATGGAGCTTATCAAAGGCGAGTATCAAAAACGTGAATTCGACGAAGTGATGTCTCCAAACATGTACAAGGCGGATTTGTGGAAGACATCAGGTCACTGGGGCCACTACGAGGAGAACATGTTCACcttcgaggttgagaaggagaagtttgGGCTGAAGCCCATGAACTGCCCTGGACACTGCAAGATCTTTGCCCACTCCGATGTCACTTATAAGGACCTCCCCTGGAGGATGGCcgattttggtgttttgcacCGAAACGAGTTCTCCGGGGCTCTTTCAGGCCTTACCCGAGTCCGTCGTTTCCAACAGGACGATGCTCACATCTTCTGTACTGTGGATCAG ATCCGAGAGGAAATCGAATCTGCTTTCGACTTTTTGAGCAGTGTCTACGGTATCTTTGGTTTCACATTCAAACTTAAGCTTTCCACCCGACCCGAGAAGTACGTCGGTGACATCGCCACCTGGGACtccgccgagaagaagctcgaagaGGCTCTCAACTCATTCTCCGAGAAGACGGGTGCTAAGTGGGAGTTTAACCCCGGCGATGGTGCTTTCTATGGACCCAAGATCGATATTGCTCTGTTTGATGCCCTGAAGCGTGAGCACCAATGCGGTACTATGCAGCTCGACTTCAACCTGCCTCGACGATTCAAGCTTCGATATGTCGCTAACAAGGGCGAGACCGGAGTCAGTGATGGTAGCAACCCCGAGGAGGATCTCCCTGCCGGATATGCACGACCTGTCATGATTCACCGAGCCGTTCTAGGCAGCTTCGAGCGAATGTTTGGTATTCTGACCGAGCACTTTGGCGGCAAGTGGCCATTCTGGCTCAGCCCGCGACAGGTCTTGGTTGTACCTGTCATGCCTGCTGCCAACGACTACGCCAAGGAGGTTCAGCAAATCTTCCGAGCAAAGGGACTCTACAGTGATGTGGACCTGAGCAGCAACACTttccagaagaagatccGCACCGGTCAGCTGGAGCAGTACAACTTTATctttg TTGTCGGTGCCGAGGAGGCCAGCTCACGCACCCTCAACATCCGTAACCGAGACGACCAAGCCACCCAGGCAAAGGGTGAGCTGGTTCCTATTGAcgaagctcttgagaagatggtTCAGCTCAAGTCTTCGCGAGGACTTGTGAACAAGCTGTAG
- a CDS encoding related to beta-glucosidase: protein MKGGLAAAAVAAMATGAQAAYPHHRRAHEMFRRGGEVCVPTCTTIWTTYYGEPTLVPNPPSAPKPTKEAVTTHEAVKPKPTTVHEIPTYEAPKPVAPTTTKVVPVIPVPTPEEYKCPTPGTYTFPATTMTVTESTTVCVGETTKVPAGTHTMGGVTTIVETATTVTCPYAKETEHEGVVTSVIETTTYVCPSAGTYTIAPITKTCEEETVIVYPVPTSYAPGTYTAPEQVVTVTETDYVYVCPYSQSGVPATTKAPEAPKPQPPKETKPVYEAPKSQPEVTKQEQPTKPVYEVPSKVPETPKAPVYSVPETPASTKPVYEKPSEAPKPKAPKKPSSPGNLKGGNDHYGITYTPYVASTGKCKGADQVDKDIAALKEAGFQIIRSYSTDCDTLETVAPACKKHGIDMIVGVFVKASGCTYETPEIKAQVDAYAEWAQWDQVKLFTVGNEAIMNKFCSPQQLKELVTVVKEKCSGYTGPYTIAETLDIWEREDVQGAICDIVDVTGANIHPYFNPNTTPDMAGEFVAGQLEILRGICKGNDVINLECGWPSSGNCNGVACPGKSEQAKAIKSIRESCGDKTVFFSFEDDLWKEPGSCNCERSWGCASSFTGY from the exons ATGAAAGGAGGACTTGCTGCTGCCGCCGTTGCGGCCATGGCCACTGGTGCTCAGGCCGCTTACCCTCACCACCGCCGGGCTCATGAGATGTTCCGACGTGGCGGAGAGGTCTGCGTTCCTACTTGCACCACCATCTGGACTACTTACTATGGCGAGCCTACTC TTGTCCCCAACCCTCCTTCTGCCCCCAAGCCCACCAAGGAGGCTGTAACTACTCATGAGGCcgtcaagcccaagcccaccACCGTTCATGAGATTCCTACCTATGAGGCTCCCAAGCCCGTTGCTcctaccaccaccaaggtCGTCCCGGTCATCCCCGTCCCGACTCCGGAGGAGTATAAGTGCCCTACTCCAGGCACTTACACGTTCCCTGCCACCACCATGACCGTGACTGAGTCCACCACCGTCTGCGTTGGCGAGACCACCAAGGTCCCTGCTGGAACCCACACCATGGGAGGTGTCACCACCATCGTTGAGACTGCGACCACCGTCACTTGCCCCTACGCCAAGGAAACCGAGCACGAGGGTGTCGTTACCAGTGTCATTGAGACCACCACCTACGTCTGCCCATCTGCTGGCACTTACACCATTGCTCCTATCACCAAGACCTGTGAGGAGGAGACCGTTATCGTCTACCCTGTCCCTACCAGCTACGCTCCTGGTACTTACACCGCCCCTGAGCAGGTCGTCACTGTCACCGAGACCGACTACGTCTACGTCTGCCCTTACTCTCAGTCTGGTGTTCCAGCTACCACCAAGGCTCCCGAGGCCCCCaagcctcagcctcccaaggagaccaagcctgTCTACGAGGCTCCCAAGTCCCAGCCCGAGGTCACCAAGCAGGAGCAGCCTACCAAGCCTGTTTATGAGGTCCCCAGCAAGGTCCCCGAGACTCCCAAGGCCCCTGTTTACTCTGTTCCCGAGACTCCTGCTTCCACCAAGCCCGTCTACGAGAAGCCCTCCGAGGCCCCTAAGCCCAAGGCACCCAAGAAGCCTTCCAGCCCTGGCAACCTCAAGGGTGGAAACGACCACTACGGTATTACCTACACCCCCTACGTTGCCTCTACCGGCAAGTGCAAGGGTGCCGACCAGGTTGACAAGGACATTGCTGCCCTCAAGGAGGCTGGTTTCCAGATCATTCGATCTTACTCCACTGACTGCGATACCCTCGAGACTGTTGCTCCCGCCTGTAAGAAGCACGGCATTGACATGATCGTTGGTGTTTTTGTCAAGGCCTCTGGCTGCACTTACGAAACCcccgagatcaaggctcAGGTCGACGCCTACGCCGAGTGGGCTCAGTGGGATCAGGTCAAGCTCTTCACCGTTGGTAACGAGGCTATCATGAACAAGTTCTGTTCTCCccagcagctcaaggagctcgTCACTGtcgtcaaggagaagtgCTCTGGTTACACTGGTCCTTACACAATCGCCGAGACCCTCGACATCTGGGAGCGTGAGGATGTTCAGGGTGCTATCTGCGATATTGTTGATGTCACCGGTGCCAACATCCACCCTTACTTCAACCCCAACACTACCCCTGACATGGCCGGTGAGTTCGTCGCTGGTCAACTTGAGATCCTCCGTGGTATCTGCAAGGGCAACGATGTCATCAACCTGGAGTGTGGTTGGCCCTCAAGCGGTAACTGCAACGGCGTTGCCTGCCCTGGCAAGTCTGAGCAGGCCAAGGCTATCAAGTCCATTCGTGAGAGCTGCGGTGACAAgaccgtcttcttctccttcgagGATGATCTCTGGAAGGAGCCTGGTTCTTGCAACTGTGAGCGAAGCTGGGGTTGCGCCTCTTCTTTCACCGGCTACTAA